The genomic stretch acaaacttccctggtggctcagacggtaaagcatctgcctacaatctgggagacccaggtttgatccctgggttgggaagatcccctggagaaggaaatggcaacccactccagtacttatacctggaaaatcccatgaatggaggagcctggtgggctacagtccatgggatcgcaaagaatcggacacgactgagcgacttcactttctttcaacaaAACTATTTTTATGAACACCTGAAATAGCTAATACCTAAAATAAAGATAAGTTATCTCACAGAGATATTACATAAACTATGGTTATAATCCATATtatattttccccttttccctAATAAGCTAATCTTTTAAACCTTTGCCATtttattctatctaggttggatTTTCTGCCCATCCTCCCTGATCTTCATCCTACTTtagttcctttatttatttatttatttttgccctacTCTTCTGCGGACCAGAGAGGTGATATTATAGTGAGCACCTACAATGTTCTATAAATTCAACCTGTATTTCCTCAGTTCTTCTGCATAACCACCCTGAGGGAGGCATTACTCCTCCATTTTACTGGAGGGACACTGAACTTTAGAGCTGGTGGTTCAGTTGCCCTTTTTCTGCATCTGATTACCCTGTTTCTTCAAAGCCCTCTTAGGGAGCTCACCTTTATCACCTGCTGATTTAATTCTGACAGTTGCCCATGTGCAAACATGCCCTGAGTATTCAGATGTACTCAGGCCTGAGTTAGTCTCCAGGGCTGGATTTCTCCCCTTGACCAGGCTGGGAGTATCCTATATCCACAGCCTTTCTCAGTATCGTCCTTCTCAAGCTCTGGTCAGAGCCTTTCCTGCTTCTTTCCAGGTGGAGGTTCATTGTATAAGCAAATATCCTTTAAAGAAAGAGCATTGACCTCTTCTTCAAACACATCACACACCTCCAGAAACAAAGTTCCAACAGACTTAGAATGAAATTAAACAGAATAAACCTTGCACCAAGTGTGATACTCACAACTTCAGATCAGGGAAGTAAGTGAGAAGTAAAGAAGTATTCATTTCAAGCCAATATAATAATCTCCAAGGGCTTAGTCGAAGGCTGAAACCTAGAATCAGTGGGAGGAAatgatttatttctctctttcaccAAAACATGATCACATGCATctcatcattttcttttcctcccaggGGCTAAAGACATGTGGAGAGCCTACAGAGACATGAAAGAAGCCAACTACAAGGGTGCAGACAAATACTTCCACGCCCGCGGAAACTATGATGCTGCCCAGAGGGGACCGGGGGGTGTCTGGGCTGCTAAAGTGATCAGGTACCAGGGCCCCTGGGGATGCAGGGATGCGTGAGCAGAGCTTGGCTGCCTAGGACAACCTGGAGGGGCCAAGCCCTGAAGAACTTTCCTGTAGGCTGTGGGCCCTCCTCCTCTTACGCACCCTCCTGCTCTGTGCCCAGTGTGAGGTCTGAGTGGCTGAAGAGCAGAGCAACTTGGTGGGACAGGCGACTCTCCACCCTCCCCCTATGGGTGCTGTTCACCCAGCACAGGGCTGAGGTGGGCAGAGCCCAGGGAGCCTCAGGGTTGTAGCCCCTCTTTCCTTGGCTCCTCTCAGAGGCATTGATCTCTTGGAAAGAGGGAAGTTGGGGAGGGTGGGGCTGTGGCTCATAGTCCTGGATtaatcccctccctgccctcctttgCAGTAATGCCAGAGAGACTATTCAGGGGATCACAGACCCTCTGCTCAAGGGTATGACCAGAGACGAGGTACGGAAGGATTCGAAGGCCGACCAGTTTGCCAACGAATGGGGCCGGAGCGGCAAAGACCCCAACCACTTCAGACCTGCTGGCCTGCCTGGCAAG from Budorcas taxicolor isolate Tak-1 chromosome 25, Takin1.1, whole genome shotgun sequence encodes the following:
- the LOC128069229 gene encoding serum amyloid A-3 protein, coding for MNLSTGIIFCFLILGVSSQGLGTFLREAGQGAKDMWRAYRDMKEANYKGADKYFHARGNYDAAQRGPGGVWAAKVISNARETIQGITDPLLKGMTRDEVRKDSKADQFANEWGRSGKDPNHFRPAGLPGKY